A single region of the Nocardioides sp. W7 genome encodes:
- a CDS encoding enoyl-CoA hydratase-related protein, which yields MTVDYTRDDDVVQVHLNRPDRLNAVVPALTEGLADALRRAAAEGARAVVLAGRGRSFCAGHDLKEPEPVESPLETRARLEVIQDVTRLVRAFPGPVVAAVHGHALGAGCEFALACDVVVATEDAQFGFPEVEVGLSVTGGISRLLPALVGWARAKELMLLGERVTGTRAGEIGLVARVVPPGEHETVALEIARRIAQRPPLSVSLAKRVLDEGLDASFEEALGREVDHALLTSLSGEGDAPREAFGRG from the coding sequence GTGACGGTCGACTACACCCGCGACGATGACGTCGTCCAGGTGCATCTCAACCGGCCCGACCGGCTCAACGCCGTGGTGCCGGCCCTCACCGAGGGGCTGGCCGACGCGCTGCGCCGGGCCGCCGCCGAGGGGGCGCGCGCGGTGGTGCTGGCCGGACGGGGACGGTCCTTCTGCGCCGGGCACGACCTGAAGGAGCCCGAGCCGGTCGAGTCGCCCCTGGAGACCCGGGCCCGCCTCGAGGTGATCCAGGACGTCACCCGCCTGGTCCGCGCCTTCCCCGGTCCGGTCGTCGCTGCGGTGCACGGCCACGCGCTCGGCGCGGGCTGCGAGTTCGCCCTCGCGTGCGACGTCGTCGTCGCGACCGAGGACGCCCAGTTCGGCTTCCCGGAGGTCGAGGTGGGGCTCAGCGTCACGGGCGGCATCTCCCGGCTGCTGCCCGCCCTCGTGGGCTGGGCGCGCGCCAAGGAGCTGATGCTGCTCGGGGAGCGGGTCACCGGGACCCGGGCGGGTGAGATCGGGCTGGTGGCACGCGTCGTACCCCCCGGCGAGCACGAGACGGTCGCCCTCGAGATCGCCCGGCGGATCGCTCAGCGTCCGCCGCTGTCGGTGAGCCTGGCCAAGCGGGTGCTCGACGAGGGTCTCGACGCGAGCTTCGAGGAGGCGCTGGGCCGCGAGGTCGACCACGCCCTGCTGACCTCCCTCTCCGGGGAGGGCGACGCACCGCGGGAGGCGTTCGGCCGTGGCTGA
- a CDS encoding AMP-binding protein, translated as MAEQPLVDHSLIDHSLVDHLLLAAERWPDRPAWTFDPGDGPSATLSFLEVAQRSAAYAQALHERGVVPGDRVAVMLDNQPEFPLVWLALMRIGAAMVPLNVRYRSTDVGHVLTDAGSRIAVTSPSYDDLLDPLTDVVLVEDLAPMGAWAQGLVDPDTVVNVQYTSGTTGNPKGCLLTHRYWTTLGTSMLQEFPHVVTADVMLTAQPFFYLDPQWNVVTALLSGAHLVALDGFHPSSFWAKVREHEVTYFYCLAAMPTLLLRMPPDPLDRAHRVRAVQCSAIPAALHAELEERWGVAWYEAFGMTETGADLRVGADDHDELVGTGCLGRPAAHRQVKLVEGELWLRGPGMMEGYLGHHSPFVDGWFPTGDLARLDEQGRVYLTGRLKDMIRRSGENIAAREVEDVLLTHPAVRLAAVVGVPDELRGEEVKAYVVAPGAGSAELDAWCRERLADFKVPRFWEFRDDLPLTASHRVEKAKL; from the coding sequence GTGGCTGAGCAGCCGCTGGTCGACCACAGCCTGATCGATCACAGCCTGGTCGACCACCTCCTGCTGGCTGCCGAGCGGTGGCCGGACCGGCCGGCCTGGACCTTCGACCCGGGCGACGGGCCGAGCGCGACGCTGAGCTTCCTGGAGGTCGCGCAGCGCTCCGCGGCGTACGCCCAGGCCCTGCACGAGCGTGGGGTCGTCCCCGGCGACCGGGTGGCGGTGATGCTGGACAACCAGCCCGAGTTCCCGCTGGTCTGGCTGGCCCTGATGCGGATCGGGGCGGCGATGGTGCCGCTCAACGTCCGCTACCGCTCGACCGACGTCGGACACGTCCTGACTGATGCCGGTTCGCGGATCGCGGTCACCTCGCCGTCGTACGACGACCTGCTCGACCCGCTCACCGATGTCGTGCTGGTCGAGGACCTCGCGCCGATGGGCGCCTGGGCGCAGGGCCTGGTCGACCCCGACACGGTCGTCAACGTGCAGTACACCTCGGGCACCACCGGGAACCCCAAGGGCTGCCTGCTCACCCACCGCTACTGGACGACCCTGGGCACCTCGATGCTGCAGGAGTTCCCGCACGTGGTGACCGCTGACGTGATGCTGACCGCGCAGCCCTTCTTCTACCTCGACCCGCAGTGGAACGTGGTGACCGCGCTGCTGTCCGGCGCCCACCTGGTGGCCCTCGACGGCTTCCACCCCTCGAGCTTCTGGGCCAAGGTCCGCGAGCACGAGGTGACCTACTTCTACTGCCTGGCCGCCATGCCGACGCTGCTGCTCCGGATGCCGCCGGACCCGCTCGACCGGGCGCACCGCGTGCGCGCGGTGCAGTGCTCGGCCATCCCGGCCGCGCTGCACGCCGAGCTGGAGGAGCGCTGGGGCGTCGCGTGGTACGAGGCGTTCGGCATGACCGAGACCGGCGCCGACCTCCGGGTCGGCGCCGACGACCACGACGAGCTGGTCGGCACCGGCTGCCTCGGCCGGCCGGCGGCGCACCGGCAGGTCAAACTCGTCGAGGGCGAGCTGTGGCTGCGCGGTCCCGGCATGATGGAGGGCTACCTCGGCCACCACTCCCCCTTCGTGGACGGCTGGTTCCCCACCGGCGACCTGGCCCGGCTCGACGAGCAGGGGCGGGTCTACCTCACCGGTCGGCTCAAGGACATGATCCGGCGCAGCGGCGAGAACATCGCCGCGCGCGAGGTGGAGGACGTGTTGCTCACCCACCCGGCCGTCCGCCTGGCCGCGGTCGTCGGCGTACCCGACGAGCTCCGCGGCGAGGAGGTCAAGGCGTACGTCGTGGCGCCCGGCGCCGGCTCCGCGGAGCTCGACGCGTGGTGCCGCGAGCGGCTGGCGGACTTCAAGGTGCCGCGGTTCTGGGAGTTCCGCGACGACCTGCCGCTGACCGCCTCGCACCGCGTGGAGAAGGCGAAGCTGTGA